The following are encoded together in the Candidatus Methylomirabilis oxygeniifera genome:
- a CDS encoding putative Lysyl endopeptidase (Evidence 3 : Function proposed based on presence of conserved amino acid motif, structural feature or limited homology; Product type pe : putative enzyme), giving the protein MYLLSSIQKTWAGLRWFVGGVAVMTILAASGVAAGQDMGGAAYPGAHVEGEFAPALPSVRALPQRRLPQSRQPAQVALDRVEAAHLKMEATDQPSKPGVPLQIGVSRDVPMLRNAARTSVLMSWTSIPGGQIAAISITSPDALGLRLGLLVEKLPRTALLRFYAQGAEQVFEVSGGEIMDTIARNLAAGDASDDARTYWSPVIDGQEMTVEIELPAGVSPDEVMFSIPRISHLFSSPLDPRALPRQIGSAEWCNLDSMCYTSTWGNESLATAKMTFTEDGSSYLCTGSLMNDSDPSTFIPYFLTANHCISTQTVASTLQTYWFYRASSCNSGTLSPSTQTLTSGATLLYAGSNTDTSFLRLNSSAPPGAGYSGWSAGLPVLSTPIIGIHHPNGDLQKISAGNITDYSSCSNGNSFTCSSASSGSADHLKVVWGLGITEGGSSGSGLWIVYGSSHYLVGQLHGGNSSCVTPTAPDYYGRFDVAYNAALFQWLGTTPANYTLSVTGAGTGQGTVTGPGINCTISAGSTSGTCSANYASGTGVSLTATSIGVSTFSGWSGNCAADGTVTLEANKICTATFTRPLILSTTSLSAEEQGVAYWYALQAEGGMPPYTWSRIKDKLPKGLTLDAAGTLSGIPTKAKTATFTVQVTDAAWASATQNLSLQIVKRVDLKTKKLSRGTVGMPYAAMLKTNGGIPPLTFSLVGGALPPGLTFDPGTGQISGTPTLAGTFDFQTMVTSSGGSSDQGNIRIKIK; this is encoded by the coding sequence ATGTATCTATTGAGCAGCATACAAAAGACCTGGGCGGGTTTGCGTTGGTTTGTCGGCGGTGTGGCAGTTATGACCATACTGGCGGCGTCTGGGGTCGCCGCTGGCCAGGATATGGGTGGCGCAGCCTACCCTGGGGCACACGTCGAAGGCGAGTTTGCACCTGCCCTTCCCAGCGTGCGCGCTCTGCCGCAACGGCGGCTGCCACAATCCCGACAGCCAGCGCAGGTGGCTCTCGACCGTGTCGAGGCGGCGCACTTGAAGATGGAGGCGACAGACCAGCCATCTAAACCTGGGGTGCCGCTACAGATCGGCGTCAGCCGCGATGTACCGATGCTGCGTAATGCCGCTCGAACCTCGGTGCTCATGTCTTGGACGTCCATTCCCGGCGGGCAGATTGCCGCGATCAGCATTACTTCTCCTGACGCCCTCGGCTTGCGTCTGGGCTTGTTGGTTGAAAAGCTGCCTCGTACGGCTCTGCTGCGGTTTTATGCCCAGGGGGCGGAGCAGGTGTTCGAGGTGTCGGGCGGGGAGATTATGGACACCATCGCCCGCAATCTCGCCGCCGGCGACGCAAGCGATGACGCCCGGACTTACTGGTCGCCCGTCATCGACGGCCAGGAAATGACGGTGGAAATCGAGCTGCCTGCCGGGGTGTCTCCGGATGAGGTGATGTTTTCCATACCGCGTATTTCCCATTTGTTTTCATCGCCTCTGGATCCCCGCGCCTTGCCAAGACAAATTGGCAGTGCGGAGTGGTGCAATCTCGATTCCATGTGCTATACATCGACATGGGGAAACGAATCCCTGGCGACCGCCAAAATGACATTCACGGAAGACGGTTCGAGTTATCTCTGTACGGGCAGCTTAATGAATGATAGCGATCCCTCCACGTTCATTCCCTATTTCCTGACTGCCAACCATTGTATTTCGACGCAAACTGTGGCCTCAACCCTGCAAACCTATTGGTTTTATCGTGCCTCAAGTTGCAACAGCGGTACGTTGAGTCCCAGCACCCAGACATTGACCAGCGGGGCCACACTGCTCTATGCCGGTTCGAATACCGATACGAGCTTCTTGCGACTGAACAGCTCAGCCCCTCCTGGGGCTGGGTATTCAGGGTGGTCGGCGGGTCTGCCGGTGCTCTCCACCCCGATCATTGGCATCCATCATCCGAATGGCGATTTGCAAAAGATCAGCGCTGGAAACATCACAGATTACTCCAGTTGCTCCAATGGCAATTCTTTCACTTGCAGTTCGGCGTCCTCTGGCAGCGCCGACCATCTCAAGGTTGTCTGGGGCCTTGGCATTACCGAGGGCGGCAGCAGCGGTTCCGGTCTTTGGATTGTATACGGCAGCAGCCACTACTTGGTGGGCCAGTTACATGGTGGAAACTCTTCCTGCGTCACGCCCACTGCTCCAGATTACTACGGTCGTTTCGATGTAGCTTACAACGCGGCGTTGTTTCAATGGCTGGGAACCACCCCGGCGAACTACACGTTGTCGGTGACGGGCGCCGGCACGGGCCAGGGCACGGTGACGGGGCCTGGAATTAACTGCACGATCAGCGCTGGGAGCACGAGCGGGACGTGCAGTGCGAACTACGCGTCTGGAACGGGGGTCTCGCTGACCGCAACGTCCATCGGAGTCTCGACATTCAGTGGCTGGAGTGGGAACTGCGCCGCCGATGGGACCGTCACGCTGGAGGCGAACAAGATCTGTACGGCCACCTTCACTAGACCGCTCATACTCTCGACCACCTCCCTGTCCGCAGAGGAGCAGGGAGTCGCCTATTGGTACGCGCTGCAGGCCGAAGGCGGAATGCCCCCTTACACCTGGAGCCGTATCAAGGATAAGCTCCCCAAAGGCCTGACCCTGGATGCCGCAGGCACCCTCAGCGGGATCCCGACCAAGGCCAAGACCGCGACCTTTACCGTCCAGGTGACGGATGCCGCATGGGCCTCAGCGACGCAGAACCTCTCTCTGCAGATCGTCAAACGTGTCGATCTCAAGACCAAAAAACTGAGTCGGGGTACGGTCGGGATGCCGTACGCAGCCATGCTCAAAACCAATGGCGGGATTCCGCCGCTGACCTTCAGCCTGGTCGGCGGGGCGCTCCCGCCAGGCCTTACCTTCGACCCGGGTACGGGGCAGATCTCTGGGACCCCTACGCTAGCCGGAACCTTCGACTTCCAGACGATGGTAACCTCGAGCGGCGGCTCCAGCGATCAGGGGAACATTCGGATCAAGATCAAGTAG
- a CDS encoding protein of unknown function (Evidence 5 : No homology to any previously reported sequences) codes for MPPIAEQWLKSPHCNVKRALPAVTWSVLSHDDELLGRRIPEYRETEKRITETEAAGESKAQSIDWALVRAIRCQKTGWADTGTTFSVVRLHTNILLRTGKGYRVLG; via the coding sequence ATGCCCCCGATCGCCGAGCAGTGGTTGAAATCTCCACACTGCAATGTCAAAAGGGCACTCCCCGCTGTCACTTGGTCCGTCCTTTCCCACGATGACGAACTACTTGGTCGTCGGATACCAGAATATCGGGAAACCGAGAAACGGATCACAGAAACTGAGGCGGCAGGGGAGTCCAAAGCCCAGTCAATTGACTGGGCTTTGGTTCGGGCGATTCGCTGTCAGAAAACTGGATGGGCGGATACAGGTACAACGTTTTCCGTCGTCCGCCTTCATACAAATATTTTATTGCGTACTGGAAAGGGTTATAGAGTGTTAGGCTAA
- a CDS encoding conserved protein of unknown function (Evidence 4 : Homologs of previously reported genes of unknown function): protein MDFIDVSWANFIAAIKPDLLHDRRFIYRGQESSNWRLQTSLHRTGQWRTPEDISSYIQHIVPLAHEAVASWEGVRRDLSNGFQLAEFLAYLQHNSFPTPLLDWTYSPYIAAFFAFECINHYQPEHDYVCIYRFDKGGWIRSYKQSYDYSDKNLHVSIIEPSSVGNPKLMLQQGLFMYTNQDDIESHIELNSKNPKEPYLRKFRIHCRERQVALRELRLMNITRMQLFPSVESVCRKVATDVSLMFPMGKTRSEISKEIFEQFLASYKTGEK, encoded by the coding sequence ATGGACTTCATTGATGTGAGCTGGGCAAATTTCATTGCCGCGATCAAGCCAGACCTGCTCCATGATCGCCGGTTTATCTACAGGGGCCAGGAGTCCAGCAACTGGCGTCTCCAGACAAGTCTCCATAGAACCGGACAATGGCGTACGCCAGAGGACATTTCCTCCTATATTCAACATATTGTCCCGCTCGCGCATGAAGCCGTAGCGTCATGGGAGGGGGTCCGTCGAGATCTGTCCAACGGTTTTCAGCTGGCAGAATTCCTGGCCTATCTGCAACACAATAGTTTCCCTACGCCTCTCCTGGATTGGACCTATTCCCCTTACATTGCTGCATTTTTTGCTTTTGAGTGTATCAATCACTATCAACCCGAGCACGACTACGTATGCATCTACCGGTTTGATAAGGGAGGCTGGATTCGCTCTTACAAGCAGAGCTATGACTACAGTGACAAGAACCTACACGTATCGATTATTGAGCCATCCTCAGTGGGGAACCCGAAGCTCATGCTTCAGCAGGGACTCTTCATGTATACGAATCAGGACGATATCGAAAGCCACATCGAATTGAACAGCAAGAACCCCAAGGAGCCCTATCTCAGGAAGTTCCGGATTCATTGTCGAGAGCGGCAGGTTGCGTTGCGGGAGCTACGGCTCATGAATATCACGCGCATGCAGCTCTTTCCATCGGTCGAAAGCGTCTGTCGCAAGGTCGCAACCGATGTCTCTCTAATGTTCCCAATGGGCAAGACACGGTCCGAGATTAGCAAGGAAATCTTTGAACAATTCCTTGCGAGCTATAAGACCGGCGAAAAATGA
- a CDS encoding conserved protein of unknown function (Evidence 4 : Homologs of previously reported genes of unknown function) gives MSKVESIEEQIKTLSAEEVAKLREWFLGFDWTLWDQQLERDVAAGKLDVLADKALRDHAAGKTTPL, from the coding sequence ATGAGCAAAGTGGAGTCGATCGAAGAACAGATCAAGACGCTGTCAGCGGAAGAGGTCGCGAAGCTTCGGGAGTGGTTTCTTGGATTCGACTGGACGCTGTGGGATCAGCAGCTCGAGCGCGACGTTGCAGCCGGGAAACTCGATGTCTTGGCGGACAAGGCGCTTCGGGATCACGCGGCCGGAAAGACGACCCCTCTTTGA
- a CDS encoding conserved protein of unknown function (Evidence 4 : Homologs of previously reported genes of unknown function): protein MNHHASPDFWACYRSLPEDIRKLADHAYEHLKHDPQYPSLHFKKVGRFWSARVGGGYRAVAVEGADSFIWFWIGTHTDYEKLLS from the coding sequence TTGAATCATCATGCGTCCCCGGACTTCTGGGCCTGCTACCGGTCTTTACCGGAGGATATCCGGAAGCTCGCGGATCACGCCTACGAACACCTTAAACACGATCCGCAGTATCCATCGCTGCATTTCAAGAAAGTCGGGCGTTTCTGGTCTGCGCGCGTGGGAGGCGGCTATCGCGCGGTGGCAGTGGAAGGTGCTGACAGTTTCATCTGGTTCTGGATCGGCACCCATACGGACTACGAGAAGTTGCTTAGCTAA
- a CDS encoding conserved hypothetical protein; Ankyrin-repeat protein (Evidence 4 : Homologs of previously reported genes of unknown function), whose amino-acid sequence MSDDVNAAGKHGMTALMRAAQDGSPKAVHALIAAGANVNARDEYGWTALMRASLRGHLEVVQALIAAGAWVHVKSDAGWTALMRASLAGHLEVVQALLAQGVDVNARQDNGATALLWASQEGQCEVVKALLAAGADVHAKTNNGVTAMKIAFNRSEDEVVRLLKEAGATE is encoded by the coding sequence ATGAGCGACGATGTGAACGCCGCAGGTAAACACGGTATGACAGCCTTGATGAGAGCGGCTCAGGACGGCTCTCCCAAGGCCGTGCACGCGCTGATTGCGGCGGGCGCGAATGTGAACGCCAGAGATGAATATGGCTGGACGGCCTTGATGAGAGCGTCCCTCAGAGGCCATCTCGAGGTCGTACAGGCGCTGATTGCGGCGGGCGCGTGGGTACACGTCAAATCCGATGCAGGCTGGACGGCCTTGATGAGAGCGTCCCTAGCCGGCCATCTCGAGGTCGTACAGGCGCTGCTCGCCCAGGGCGTGGATGTGAACGCCAGACAGGACAATGGCGCAACGGCCTTGCTGTGGGCGTCTCAGGAAGGCCAGTGCGAGGTCGTGAAAGCGCTGCTCGCAGCGGGTGCGGATGTGCACGCCAAAACCAACAATGGCGTCACGGCCATGAAGATAGCGTTTAATAGGAGCGAGGACGAGGTCGTACGACTCCTCAAGGAAGCCGGGGCAACGGAATAG
- the queC gene encoding Queuosine biosynthesis protein queC → MVLLSGGIDSATAAALAKAKGYQLHALTFRYGQRHAREVESATRIAAALGASQHLILDLDLRRIGGSALTAEIPVPKGREMDEIGSGIPVTYVPARNTIFLSYALAWAEVIGSEDIVLGVNAIDYSGYPDCRPEYIAAFERMANLATRAGAEGRSTLTIYTPLIHLSKAEIIRRGAALGIDFRLTWSCYDPTQDGRPCRACDSCILREKGFAEAGIADPGLGEAKDEDKPAHL, encoded by the coding sequence GTGGTCCTGCTGAGCGGCGGGATCGACTCCGCAACGGCAGCCGCGCTGGCAAAGGCCAAGGGGTATCAGCTTCATGCCCTGACCTTTCGCTACGGCCAGCGTCACGCGCGCGAGGTGGAAAGCGCGACGCGGATCGCGGCGGCCCTCGGCGCATCGCAGCACCTGATCCTCGACCTTGATCTTCGCCGGATCGGAGGGTCGGCGCTGACCGCTGAGATCCCGGTGCCGAAGGGTCGTGAGATGGACGAGATCGGCTCCGGTATCCCCGTAACATACGTTCCCGCCCGCAATACCATCTTTCTCTCCTATGCGCTGGCCTGGGCCGAGGTGATCGGCTCGGAAGATATTGTGCTCGGGGTCAACGCAATCGACTACAGCGGGTATCCGGATTGTCGTCCTGAATATATCGCGGCCTTCGAGCGTATGGCGAATCTGGCAACCCGCGCCGGCGCTGAAGGCCGATCCACGCTCACCATTTACACTCCGCTGATCCACCTGTCCAAGGCCGAGATCATACGCCGGGGCGCTGCCCTCGGGATCGATTTCCGGCTGACCTGGAGCTGTTACGACCCGACCCAGGATGGACGGCCCTGCCGCGCCTGCGACAGTTGTATACTGAGGGAGAAAGGCTTCGCCGAAGCCGGCATCGCGGACCCCGGCCTTGGAGAGGCGAAGGACGAAGATAAGCCGGCACACCTGTGA
- a CDS encoding Radical SAM domain protein, whose protein sequence is MMSLRVNEIFYSIQGESTYAGRPCVFVRLTGCNLRCRWCDTTYAFHEGEQRSIEQVLEQVRGYKCPLVEITGGEPLLQEAVHPLIDRLLLEGYEVLIETGGSLSIDRLDRRVVKILDLKAPGSGMDPHNNLENLRHLDRKDQIKFVVADRRDYEWARRVMAEHALAEKAHVLFSPVLGELHPRELAEWILTDRLNVRLQIQLHKYLWDPNRRGV, encoded by the coding sequence ATGATGAGCCTCCGCGTAAACGAAATCTTCTACAGTATCCAGGGAGAATCGACCTATGCCGGTCGGCCGTGCGTCTTTGTTCGCCTGACCGGGTGTAATCTTCGGTGCCGGTGGTGCGATACGACCTATGCGTTCCACGAGGGCGAGCAACGCTCGATCGAGCAGGTACTGGAACAAGTGCGAGGCTATAAGTGCCCGCTGGTCGAGATTACCGGAGGGGAGCCGCTGTTGCAGGAAGCGGTGCATCCTCTGATTGATCGCTTGCTCCTCGAGGGGTACGAAGTCCTGATCGAAACAGGGGGGAGCCTCAGCATCGATCGCCTCGACCGGAGGGTGGTCAAGATCCTGGACCTCAAGGCTCCTGGGAGTGGGATGGACCCTCACAACAATCTCGAGAACCTCCGGCATCTCGACAGGAAGGATCAGATCAAATTTGTCGTGGCGGATCGCCGCGACTACGAATGGGCCAGACGAGTGATGGCGGAGCACGCCCTGGCTGAAAAGGCCCACGTCCTCTTCTCGCCGGTTCTCGGCGAACTCCATCCGAGGGAGCTGGCTGAATGGATCTTGACGGACCGACTGAATGTCAGGCTTCAGATTCAGCTTCACAAGTATCTGTGGGATCCGAACCGGCGGGGGGTGTAG
- a CDS encoding Putative Serine protease do-like precursor (Evidence 3 : Function proposed based on presence of conserved amino acid motif, structural feature or limited homology; PubMedId : 8550509; Product type pe : putative enzyme), which translates to MHNGRFHTRTLIVVAASCLILGVLITASLNLVPLTKATTAQVWTEKGESGLFSSSQISDGKLWVKLAKELTPAVVNISTTQVVKRGVQSRGPYSEDDPFNEFFKRFFGDQPRQFKATSLGSGFIVNKDGYILTNNHVVENATDITVKLGDSREFKAKVIGRDPKTDIAIIKIEASGLPVIPFGNSDRLEVGEPVMAIGNPFGLNQTVTTGIVSAKGRFIGEGPYDNFIQTDASINRGNSGGPLINTNGEAVGINTAIFSPTGGSIGIGFAIPIEMAKEVLPQLKERGQVTRGWLGVAIQPITPDLGKKFSLKQANGALVSDVMEGSPAEQAGVKQGDVIVEFDGKTIKSSTDLPHMVASTPVGKEVPMKVVRDGADVTLQVKVGELKEEQVAAMAATSPKTKLGIDIQELTPALARKFGLKGEKGVVITEVEPDSPGDSVGLQPGDLILEINRVRVTTVNQVRRVLEKTKPDEPTLLLVKRDGGTRYVVIGSEG; encoded by the coding sequence ATGCATAATGGACGGTTTCACACCAGGACCTTAATCGTCGTTGCAGCGTCCTGTTTGATTCTTGGAGTGCTGATTACGGCCTCCTTGAATCTGGTCCCGCTCACAAAGGCCACGACTGCTCAAGTGTGGACCGAAAAAGGAGAGAGCGGGCTGTTCAGTTCGAGCCAGATCTCAGACGGAAAGCTCTGGGTCAAACTGGCAAAGGAGTTGACCCCCGCTGTGGTGAATATCAGCACTACCCAGGTAGTCAAAAGGGGCGTCCAGTCCCGTGGCCCTTACAGCGAAGATGACCCTTTCAACGAGTTCTTCAAACGGTTCTTCGGCGATCAGCCGAGGCAGTTTAAGGCGACCAGTCTGGGATCCGGCTTCATTGTCAACAAAGACGGCTACATCCTGACGAATAACCACGTGGTCGAAAATGCGACGGACATCACCGTCAAGCTGGGTGATAGTCGAGAGTTCAAGGCGAAGGTGATCGGGAGGGATCCGAAGACTGATATCGCCATCATCAAAATCGAGGCCTCCGGCTTACCGGTGATCCCGTTTGGCAACTCGGATAGGCTGGAAGTCGGCGAGCCGGTCATGGCAATCGGCAATCCATTCGGCCTGAACCAGACCGTCACCACCGGCATCGTCAGCGCCAAGGGCCGGTTCATCGGCGAAGGCCCATATGACAACTTCATCCAGACCGATGCCTCGATTAATCGAGGCAATAGCGGCGGACCGCTGATCAACACGAACGGCGAGGCGGTGGGAATCAACACCGCGATCTTCAGCCCAACGGGCGGCTCGATCGGGATCGGCTTTGCGATTCCCATCGAGATGGCGAAGGAGGTCCTACCCCAGTTGAAGGAGCGTGGGCAGGTGACCCGCGGATGGCTTGGAGTAGCGATCCAGCCGATTACCCCGGACCTCGGTAAGAAATTCTCCCTCAAGCAGGCCAATGGCGCCCTGGTGTCGGATGTGATGGAGGGATCGCCGGCCGAACAGGCTGGAGTCAAACAGGGGGACGTCATCGTCGAGTTTGACGGTAAAACGATCAAGTCCTCCACTGATCTGCCTCATATGGTGGCCAGTACGCCGGTAGGAAAAGAGGTCCCCATGAAGGTTGTCCGCGACGGAGCCGACGTCACGCTGCAGGTCAAGGTTGGGGAGCTTAAAGAAGAGCAAGTGGCGGCCATGGCGGCGACTTCTCCGAAAACGAAGCTGGGGATCGATATTCAGGAGCTCACGCCGGCACTCGCACGTAAGTTTGGATTAAAGGGTGAAAAAGGGGTCGTGATCACAGAGGTTGAACCGGATAGTCCGGGCGACTCGGTCGGGTTGCAACCCGGGGATCTGATCCTGGAGATTAACCGTGTCAGGGTGACAACAGTAAACCAGGTCAGGCGTGTCCTGGAGAAAACCAAGCCGGATGAACCGACACTTCTTCTGGTCAAGCGGGACGGTGGAACGCGGTATGTGGTAATCGGGTCGGAAGGGTAG
- a CDS encoding conserved membrane protein of unknown function (Evidence 4 : Homologs of previously reported genes of unknown function), whose protein sequence is MGRIRSLLLLLGLVLLGVLLVRIDLRPVLYQVRSLSWGLLLLLFPCGLTVILDTFGWRYAFRGRLLPASTLLPVRLAGKAFNMTSLTATLGGEPVKVYLLRAWVSVEEGVASVVIDKTTSLLAQVCVLLLGLVFSPLLLPAGSPFLNGMVGLALLGVLATGGFIMAQRRGLCSRSLMMLNRLGLTWHRGVEAAQGLDDAIAAFYSIHRPRLILSYLFHLMASLVGILEVYLILWLLGLPISLTTALMIEAFSSAIRAAGFLVPGAIGVEEGGNVAVFLALGLTAEVALSFSVIRRIRELVVIVAGLAALAVVRRGRPIPHPG, encoded by the coding sequence GTGGGGCGGATCCGTAGTCTTCTCCTGCTCCTGGGTCTCGTGCTCTTGGGGGTGCTCCTCGTCAGGATTGACTTGCGCCCGGTCCTCTATCAGGTGCGATCTCTCTCATGGGGATTGTTGCTCCTTCTTTTCCCGTGTGGGCTTACCGTGATTCTGGATACCTTCGGATGGCGATACGCCTTTCGAGGACGCCTTCTACCCGCTTCTACTCTTTTACCTGTTCGCCTGGCGGGTAAAGCTTTCAATATGACAAGTCTCACCGCCACTCTGGGGGGTGAGCCGGTCAAGGTCTATCTCCTCCGCGCGTGGGTATCCGTAGAAGAAGGTGTAGCCTCGGTGGTCATCGATAAGACGACGTCGCTTCTGGCCCAGGTATGCGTGCTCCTGCTTGGCCTCGTTTTCTCCCCTCTGCTCTTACCGGCAGGATCTCCCTTTCTGAATGGAATGGTGGGCCTGGCGCTGCTGGGGGTGTTGGCGACCGGAGGATTTATCATGGCGCAGCGACGCGGGCTCTGCAGTCGATCCCTGATGATGCTCAATCGCCTGGGCCTTACGTGGCATCGGGGGGTCGAGGCCGCTCAGGGACTGGATGACGCCATTGCCGCGTTCTACTCGATCCACCGCCCGCGCCTCATCCTGTCGTATCTCTTTCACCTGATGGCGTCTCTGGTCGGGATCCTGGAGGTCTACCTGATCCTCTGGCTGCTCGGACTTCCGATCTCCTTGACGACAGCCCTGATGATCGAGGCCTTCAGCTCGGCCATCAGGGCCGCCGGTTTCCTGGTCCCTGGCGCCATCGGCGTGGAGGAGGGCGGCAATGTGGCCGTCTTCCTGGCCTTGGGGTTAACGGCGGAGGTAGCGCTTTCTTTCAGTGTTATCCGCCGGATACGAGAGCTGGTCGTGATAGTCGCCGGCTTGGCGGCCTTGGCGGTTGTTCGAAGGGGCCGCCCCATTCCGCATCCGGGGTGA
- a CDS encoding exported protein of unknown function (Evidence 5 : No homology to any previously reported sequences): MKRRSRWIQSLSFTVLLLAFVGDPLNAEEIRNDPEARTLLEEARGRVVVWDRFPGFEATLEVDHDGKRSGGELTVLPSGKVEVTLQDREAQEWVGGILKSLVNHRLKTDTHKHEEAPIAFGSEDRHPLGRLVKKGDRFSSTYRIKDRQILQVNQKTEKGWLSLNVLEYVQTLHGFLPRQVAVFQFDEKGALEKSTVFTDEYIEVEKFWLPKSRVIFVAHGAKIEVSKIYFQKHRPLPKEAAKVPAS, encoded by the coding sequence ATGAAGAGACGGTCACGCTGGATCCAAAGCCTGTCTTTTACCGTTCTTCTTCTCGCCTTTGTAGGTGATCCCCTGAACGCCGAGGAGATTCGCAACGATCCGGAGGCCCGTACCCTGCTGGAGGAGGCCCGCGGGCGCGTTGTCGTGTGGGACCGCTTCCCGGGCTTTGAGGCGACACTCGAGGTAGACCATGATGGAAAAAGATCGGGCGGCGAGCTGACGGTCCTGCCTTCCGGAAAGGTGGAGGTTACGCTTCAAGACCGCGAGGCGCAAGAGTGGGTCGGGGGGATCCTGAAGTCGCTCGTTAACCATCGACTGAAAACGGACACACACAAGCACGAGGAGGCGCCGATTGCCTTCGGTTCTGAGGATCGGCATCCGTTGGGACGCCTGGTGAAGAAAGGCGACCGCTTCTCATCGACGTACCGCATCAAGGATCGACAGATTCTCCAGGTCAACCAGAAAACCGAAAAAGGATGGTTGAGCCTGAACGTCTTAGAGTACGTCCAGACGCTTCATGGCTTCTTGCCCAGGCAGGTGGCTGTCTTTCAGTTCGACGAAAAGGGTGCGCTCGAGAAAAGCACCGTCTTTACTGATGAGTATATCGAGGTAGAAAAGTTCTGGCTTCCTAAGTCCCGCGTGATCTTCGTCGCCCACGGGGCGAAGATCGAGGTCTCGAAGATTTACTTCCAAAAGCACCGCCCGCTTCCGAAAGAAGCGGCTAAGGTCCCCGCTTCCTGA
- a CDS encoding Methyltransferase type 11 produces the protein MSEHEEILPGHGLHVEKMPGHWLLAQMGKRVLRPGGLELTRRMLDALTIGPTDRVVEFAPGLGVTAQLVLAKSPSVYTAVEADDAAAKRVQGYLKGDNQRCVVGQAEHSGLPDSSATVVYCEAMLSMKTPENKARIIQEAKRVLASGGRCGIHELALAPDDIDSATRDAINRALSQSIHVGVRPMTVSEWKALLQGEGFMIKAQATTPMHLLEPSQMIRNEGLAGMARIAWNVLRNPAARQRIHAMRRVFRQYDRNLAALMLVAEKGH, from the coding sequence ATGAGTGAACACGAGGAGATCCTGCCGGGACACGGACTGCACGTTGAGAAGATGCCGGGGCACTGGCTGCTGGCACAGATGGGAAAACGGGTGTTGCGTCCCGGCGGCCTTGAATTAACCCGCCGGATGCTGGACGCACTCACGATCGGCCCAACGGACAGGGTGGTCGAATTTGCGCCAGGGCTGGGTGTGACGGCGCAACTGGTGCTGGCGAAATCCCCGTCCGTCTACACCGCGGTAGAAGCTGACGATGCCGCCGCAAAACGAGTACAGGGCTATCTGAAAGGCGATAATCAGCGGTGTGTTGTCGGCCAGGCGGAACACTCAGGTTTACCGGACAGTAGCGCCACGGTGGTGTACTGCGAAGCGATGTTGAGTATGAAGACACCGGAGAACAAGGCCAGGATTATTCAGGAGGCCAAGCGTGTACTGGCGTCAGGCGGCCGTTGCGGCATTCATGAACTGGCTTTAGCTCCCGACGATATCGACAGCGCGACCAGAGACGCCATCAACCGCGCACTCTCGCAGTCCATTCATGTGGGGGTGCGTCCGATGACCGTGTCGGAATGGAAGGCGCTGCTGCAAGGCGAAGGGTTCATGATCAAGGCGCAGGCCACTACTCCGATGCACCTGCTCGAACCGTCTCAGATGATCCGGAATGAAGGGCTGGCGGGGATGGCGCGAATCGCCTGGAATGTTCTGCGAAATCCGGCGGCGCGCCAGCGGATACACGCAATGCGGCGCGTATTCCGTCAGTACGACCGGAACCTTGCGGCGCTCATGCTCGTCGCTGAAAAGGGGCATTAA